TGCATCAATATGCAAAAGAGCATAATTTATGTTGCCACTGTCCCGGGAAAGGGAATCGGTACCCAGTGCAAATCCCGGGAAAGGGATAGGCCAAGCCACGGCCGTATAcacgtacggagtacggaacATGCATCCGTTGATCAAGTTTCAGCTGTTCGTCCGTACCAAGAATTGAAAGCTTTTTTGGCCGTTAAACCATGTCATTCATGTTTGGGCCGTGCCCCTGTTATGGTAAGAGCTAAACTTGGCACGCTGCAGGGGAGTAGTCCAGAACAGTTAAAATTGCCGAAACGTTCATCCATAGTGGATCCCGAACATGGTGAAGCGTGAGCTCCGATCACGTACTCAGTAAGGACCTTCACGACTCCATTCATTTAGCACAATTAGCACAATTAGTGCTGTTATTGTTGGACGGAGCTTGGATGTCGTTCTCGTTCTCGGGGAATGCGAACTAGTATTATTGCGATAGCCGTTAATTGCTGTAATTGGCTTGTATCACCGAATAAATATAGAGCACAGTCGACTCCTGATCGAATGTCCCGTTCATTAAACCGTGAAACGATCAGACAAGACAGATCTGAACTCTCCTACTGGAGCGGGGACCCGGAAGCACGGTACCACCATTGGCTACGTATATTTGTGCAATTAGCTCCATCTGAGGAATAGAGGACCGAAACATGGAAACTTGCAAGACTCGTATTCTTACTATTTACCATAATAGAACAATGATGGACAGGCATCATTGACTAGCAGCATTCCCAGTCACTAGTCAAATATTAACTAATTGAGAGGATAGGGAGCAATCTAGACTAGTAAAGGGGAAATGCTTTATTCAAAGGGAATATGGGACGGCGCCTTCGATCAAGAAGCTTTTGAGTTAGAAAGGCGTACACTACCCATAGGGATGAAAAGCTTAAAGTTCCCTATAAGCGACCAGTCTGTTTCAGAATAGAAACATCTTCGATGAAAAGTATGTTGACCGAAACAAAGCGAAGACTTCCGGGAATGAAGTCACTCCTAATGTCGCATCCCTGTTCTATGGTCCTCGTCGGTCCAAGCTCTCGATTGTGCTTGTCTCTTCAGGGCACTACAGAGTACGAGTTTCGATGCCATTCTCCAACAGGATCAATTCAACCGATACGCAATAACCAAACCCAAGATGTAACAGTGATCATGGTATCTCTATGGTTTCATATATGCATGGCATAGAACGTACGCTTTTAATCATCATAACTCATCAACACAATATTTGCAAGTCTTTTTACCACACCCCCCCCCCGAACCACCGAACACTCATTGTTTCATGCCCTTCAGCTCCTCAATGGCAAGCTTGATTCCTTCAATAACCACTCCCCATTCAATCTCATGCACTCTTGTTTCGAACTTGTCGAGGTCTTCGTCGACGCCCTTGATGAATGGGATCTCCCGGACCAGGATCGGCTTACCCATGTCAACCTCCGAAATGACATTATGGATCATCACACCAGTCTTATCGATCTTGCCTTCGAGCCATGCAGTGTGGGCACGTTCGATCGCATGCTATAAACCCAGAGAGGCCTTGTTAGCAATTCCGTATAATGGAATACCCAAGAGAAAGTACGTGAGAAAAAGAACGCAACAACTTACAGTTCCATTAAACGCCCCAGGTAAAGCCGGATGCAAGTTGATAATCTTCAATTTCACTTCCTCAAGCGGCCCCAGGAAGTTGGGCGACAACACATGCATGAATCCCAGACATACGACTAGATCCGGAGCATCCTGGAGGACCAGCCTCGCCAGTTCCGCATCGTATTCCTCCCGTGCTGCCTGGACGCCCTCAGGTGTGGCTGGATGTCGCTTCTTGTACTTGACGAGAttgtggtaggcagttgggATATCGGCTCGTCTTGCTCGTTCAAGTCCAAATGCGTCTTTGCGATTCGAAATGACACGGATGATCTTGGTGGGCAACTCCCCCGCGTTGGTCTTGTCGATTACTGCTTGTAAATTCGATCCACTACCGGATATGAGAATCGTGAGATGAATCGGCGAAGACATATTGTGGATGCTCGACGTTATCGGAGGATGAAAAACGTGAAATTTTCGGTCCCGCCTTCAGCCGGTTTCCGAGCGTACTTGGTGGATCTGTGGCTTGCGAAAGTCCTAAAAAGGAATATGGAATTGGCGCATGAGTTTGAAGGTAAGGCAGGGGAACTTCAATTGATTGTTAGGCACCTAGTTGTTGCGAGCGACGAAGAAACAGCGCGGGGCCGAAAACGGTTCCTGCTGAGTCATCAGGGTAAATGGAGGGGCGGAGGTGCCTGTGGAGTCTTTTTCTCCGCCTAGTTTCCGCTGTAAAAGTAGACGTAGATACGAAACACAATACAGTGCGGCCTCGTTAAGCCGTACAAATGTTGACAAGCGAATTTGGCCGGTTTAAAGAGAATCCGTATTATCCAAGTATACTATCTAAGCCATCGGTCTAAAGTTCGCTGCTGCTTTGATGACTCTGCTTTATATAACAATCGCTTCTCCATGCGCTCAAGCATCTTGATTTCCTCCAAATGAGTCTCCTGAGAGTGTTCCTGGTATTGTATAAGAACCCGGAGACCATCAACTGCTGCTTTCAAGGAAGGTGGTGACGCAACAGGGCCATCATCGTCAGATTCATCATTTGTTGATGGATATATATGTTCAGAAATGATATTCTCCAGAGACTCCAGTTCCTCAATTGGTTCAATGCTCTCTTCTGGTGGATTTATGAAGTTCGAGAGGCTCATTGCATCTCTAATATGGCCAGCTTGCTGGGCTTCATCATAGAGCTTTGTCAGAtctggtgctggctctgcTGGAAGGCTGATTTGAGGCTGAATAACCTGGCTCTTGCGAAAACAACTGTATATTGTGGTGTTGTTGACATCATGTCTCCAAATGCGTAGAACCCAGCGGACAGCATGATATAGAGTGATTGACGACATAGGATCTTGTTGATGCTCATAGCTCTCAATGATGAAATGAAGCCATGCCTTCCGGTAATAGGTTTTGAGATTCATGATAATGCCTTGATCGAGTGGttgataaacacttgttgaaTTCGCTGGAAGCCACTGGATTTTGATATTGGCTGGTGGCGGTGTAATATTAACAGCCTGAGTATGCGCAGAGAAGTtgtcaagaagaagaagaacttGACGTGATAATCCAATATAAGAATAGAATGCCTGAAGCCACTCGCTCATAACAAAAGTCGTCATCCATGCCTTTTTATTTGAGCGCCAGACACCACCAAGGGCACTTATATTTATCCCATGAAGAGAACGGGGCATTTTTGCAGTTCCAATAATCCATATTGGAAGACGCTCTGAGCCAGTTGAATTGACACAGACTGTGAGAGTAATTCgggctttctctttcttcagaCCTGGTCTGGTTGGCGCTCCTAGTCCAGAAGTTGGAGGTTGGCGCCAAAAGAGTCCAGTTTCGTCCATATTGAAGATATCCTCCTCATTATATTCTCCTGCGATTGTTTGGATTGCCTTCATTTCTTCAGCAGCTGATTGACTAACAGATGAAGCTTCTCCATGCTGTTTTCTCATCCGAATATTGTACCGCCGCTTAAAATTATGAAGCCATCCTGTACTGAATTCAGGTGTCGGAAAATCTTGATAATCCGGGATATGTGGCCAAATTTGTCGAGCTTTTTCAATGAGTATATCACCAGTAACGAGGCCATTAATATTCTGAACCCTTGTTGCCATTGATAGAGAATATCCTCAAGTATTGGCCAATTAGCAGGGCGCTGACGATAGGTAGCATGCTCATGGTTTACCGGAGATCCTGATCTATCAAGATATAGATATCGGTCGGAGAGGATATCAAGATGGACTGATTTGTTGATTAAATTGATCCTTAAACCATGGAATGCAATCACGCTGGCGACGCcttggatattgttgtctaTACCAAGTACGCAGTGCCTTCTTTTGGGCTTCAGAAATTGCTTGATGAGGCATGTAGGGTGATGAAAATAGAGAATGATATATGCGATAAGCCGGATTTTGGCCCCAAATGAACCGTATACGGAAGTTTCGCGATGATGGCTGATTTGTATGGAACTATAAAGTTGACAAGAAAAATTGGCCGGCTAATGGCGATTACGGCTTAGAGCATGTACGGCTAAGCGAGGCCGCACTGTATGTATAACTACTTTCCATTAATATAAACAGCGTAATTTCCCGAACTACATACCCATATCAACTAGCGAGCGAAATTGGAACGTAAGACACCAAAGAGAGGAGACAGCAAAAGGTCGAAAACGACGACGCCAGCATTTCAAGCAAGAACCAGCCTTGCTGCAATCGTATCCATCGCATCAAGCCAACCATTGACCAAAAGGAATAACACCAATCCAGACGGGGAACGGTCCCACGGCGAGAGACAGGAACCAGTCAAGAAGCCAAGCTTTTTGCTGCTCGCATGCCAGTCGCCGTAGGAATTGCTCGAGTAACATCAGATCCATTTCGCCATTGCCCCTAATGTATGACctcgcttgaactcatggCGCTGAAACAacacgaaaaaaaaaaaaaacaagagagaaaaagaaacacaTAACCCAATGCATCCAATGTAAATGTGTaagtaaaaagaaaaataggGAAGATTCGTTACCTATGCTATTAAATAAGCGCTTCATGCTAATACTGGGACGATAAGAACGTCTCGATAAAGTACCCCAAATATGAGATGTTCAGCCAGGTTATGTTAGATTTCACCCGACATCGCGGGGCCCTGGGCCGGATTCGTATTCTGCGTTTCTGTCACACCTTCACCCCTACATAGCGGGCAGGAATTGCGTCCGGTTGTGAGCCACTTAACAAGAGACGTTAGCCTTGCTATTAAAATTCATGTTGTTCTATACGTACCTGATCAATGCAATCCCTGTGGAAGACATGCTGACATTTGGTCAACTGCCTGAGTTCTTCCGCTGCTTCGTAATCACTGAGGCATATCAAACAACGGTCACCTTCAGGAATTTGGATGTTGCCCGCGCCATCGGCGGCCTCGGCAACCAAGGATCCAGCATATTCCACAAGACGGAACAGCCCGCCAGCTGAGCTAACATCTTCCTGTGTGGCAACCGGTGGCTTTGCCGGTCCTAACAGCGATGACAGCAAGATCATGTCCTCGTAAGTCGGATTCTGAGTGCCACGTTAGTCACAATTCCAGCGAGAAGACGTTCTTATTGCACGGGGAGAGATCTTACGTCGGTAAAAAGACTCGGGGTTGCAAACGCCAGATTGTTCTCTGAAACGTTTGCCCCCACGACATAGATTAGCCAGCTTCTACCTACTGGCGGGGTTGCATTGTCGGGTTCCACGACACCGTTTCGCCTATTAGAACCAGCGCCGAGGCCACGGTGGCGAGCATATTCAGAATCACTCCTGCGCCGTTGACGAGCGGTGTTCAACGGAGCGTGTTCTTCAGCATGCTCAACCGAAGGTTGTATTGACTGGTTTTCGTGGACTTGCGGCAAAGCATTCGGCGACATAGCCGATGTAGAAGATGGTCTGCGACTCGGTGTTGAAGCACCAGACGCCGACGTCGACAAACCTGGCTCAGCGGGAGTCGAAGGTGGAGGATGAGGGCCAGATGGGCTCGCTGGCGAAGAATTAGGGAGTGAAGAAAGCGGGCTACCAATACTTGCATCAGAGA
This region of Aspergillus chevalieri M1 DNA, chromosome 4, nearly complete sequence genomic DNA includes:
- a CDS encoding phosphoribosylglycinamide formyltransferase (BUSCO:EOG09264G7L;~COG:F;~EggNog:ENOG410PNSU;~InterPro:IPR002376,IPR004607,IPR036477;~PFAM:PF00551;~go_function: GO:0004644 - phosphoribosylglycinamide formyltransferase activity [Evidence IEA];~go_function: GO:0016742 - hydroxymethyl-, formyl-and related transferase activity [Evidence IEA];~go_process: GO:0006189 - 'de novo' IMP biosynthetic process [Evidence IEA];~go_process: GO:0009058 - biosynthetic process [Evidence IEA]) codes for the protein MSSPIHLTILISGSGSNLQAVIDKTNAGELPTKIIRVISNRKDAFGLERARRADIPTAYHNLVKYKKRHPATPEGVQAAREEYDAELARLVLQDAPDLVVCLGFMHVLSPNFLGPLEEVKLKIINLHPALPGAFNGTHAIERAHTAWLEGKIDKTGVMIHNVISEVDMGKPILVREIPFIKGVDEDLDKFETRVHEIEWGVVIEGIKLAIEELKGMKQ
- a CDS encoding uncharacterized protein (COG:B,D;~EggNog:ENOG410PGYM;~InterPro:IPR004875;~PFAM:PF03184;~go_function: GO:0003676 - nucleic acid binding [Evidence IEA]), which translates into the protein MRKQHGEASSVSQSAAEEMKAIQTIAGEYNEEDIFNMDETGLFWRQPPTSGLGAPTRPGLKKEKARITLTVCVNSTGSERLPIWIIGTAKMPRSLHGINISALGGVWRSNKKAWMTTFVMSEWLQAFYSYIGLSRQVLLLLDNFSAHTQAVNITPPPANIKIQWLPANSTSVYQPLDQGIIMNLKTYYRKAWLHFIIESYEHQQDPMSSITLYHAVRWVLRIWRHDVNNTTIYSCFRKSQVIQPQISLPAEPAPDLTKLYDEAQQAGHIRDAMSLSNFINPPEESIEPIEELESLENIISEHIYPSTNDESDDDGPVASPPSLKAAVDGLRVLIQYQEHSQETHLEEIKMLERMEKRLLYKAESSKQQRTLDRWLR